The proteins below come from a single Rosa rugosa chromosome 2, drRosRugo1.1, whole genome shotgun sequence genomic window:
- the LOC133732150 gene encoding putative pentatricopeptide repeat-containing protein At1g12700, mitochondrial, translated as MMRKTCPCCSSSTRGKPFLHSPTLVVFINNYMSTRSRGFRSQPSNPAESRDTHRGKLVRDNPQPSVPKVRSLEHALKVFDEMLQRSPLPSVVRFTQILGQLVKLKHYSQVIALNRRMGLIGIASDVYTLSIIINCYCHLNQMGFSLSVLAQFFKLGLQPTVTTYTTLINGFVLKNRMAEAAGIFSKMLQAGHCVPNVVTFSTLIKGLCMRGDNSAAIQLLRKMEERGCKPDIVVYSTIIDSLCKDTLVVDALNLFSEMISRGIAPNVVTYTSLIQGVCNIGQWKEAKSLLNEMVSRNICPNVFTFSVLVDTLCKEGMVVEAKSVIEMMIQRGIEPDTITYNSLMDGYCLRGEMDEARKVFDLMLSKACMIDVRSCNILINGYCKLKQIDQANQVFQEMLHRELVPDTITYSTLIDGFCKAGRIQVAEKLFSQMQGSGQLPDLHTYAILLDGLCRTNQLCTAMELLREMEDKKLELDIVIYTIFIEGLCKAGKLESATDIFSSLSSKRVQPDVKAYNVMINGLCNGGLLAEAEKLLREMGEKGCSPDGCTYNIIIRGFINNNETSRAVGLIQEMVEMGFSADASTTELIIDLLSKDKVDPALLSLLKSSL; from the coding sequence ATGATGCGCAAAACTTGTCCTTGTTGCAGCAGCAGCACAAGGGGTAAGCCATTTCTTCACTCTCCCACTCTTGTTGTTTTCATCAACAATTACATGAGCACAAGAAGCAGAGGGTTTCGTTCTCAACCCTCAAACCCCGCTGAATCTAGAGATACCCATCGAGGGAAGCTTGTGAGAGACAACCCCCAACCCTCTGTGCCCAAAGTCAGAAGTCTTGAACATGCCTTgaaggtgttcgatgaaatgcttCAAAGAAGTCCTCTGCCTTCGGTTGTCCGTTTCACTCAGATATTGGGTCAACTTGTCAAACTGAAACACTATTCTCAAGTCATCGCTTTGAATAGACGAATGGGTCTGATTGGAATCGCTTCTGATGTTTATACTCTGTCTATTATCATCAACTGCTATTGCCATTTGAATCAAATGGGGTTTAGCTTATCTGTCTTGGCACAATTCTTCAAATTGGGTCTTCAACCAACTGTCACCACCTACACTACTCTAATCAACGGCTTTGTTCTCAAGAATAGAATGGCTGAGGCAGCAGGGATTTTCAGCAAAATGCTGCAGGCAGGTCATTGTGTGCCCAATGTGGTTACTTTCAGCACACTAATAAAGGGACTTTGCATGAGGGGTGACAACAGTGCAGCTATTCAATTGCTCAGGAAAATGGAAGAAAGAGGTTGTAAGCCTGACATTGTCGTCTACAGCACGATCATTGACAGTCTTTGCAAGGATACGCTAGTTGTTGATGCACTGAACCTCTTCTCAGAAATGATTAGTAGGGGCATTGCTCCAAACGTTGTTACTTACACCTCTTTGATTCAAGGAGTTTGCAACATAGGTCAGTGGAAAGAAGCTAAAAGTTTGTTGAATGAAATGGTCAGTAGAAACATCTGTCCGAATGTATTCACCTTCAGTGTCTTGGTTGATACACTTTGTAAGGAGGGAATGGTCGTGGAAGCCAAAAGTGTGATTGAAATGATGATCCAAAGAGGTATTGAGCCTGATACGATTACATACAACTCACTTATGGACGGTTACTGTTTGCGGGGAGAAATGGATGAAGCAAGAAAAGTCTTTGATCTAATGCTTAGCAAGGCCTGCATGATTGATGTTCGTAGTTGTAACATATTGATAAATGGATACTGTAAGCTTAAACAGATTGATCAGGCCAACCAGGTTTTTCAAGAAATGCTTCATAGGGAACTTGTTCCAGATACCATCACTTACAGCACTCTTATTGACGGTTTTTGTAAAGCGGGAAGAATACAGGTAGCAGAGAAGTTGTTCTCTCAGATGCAAGGTAGTGGCCAACTTCCAGATCTTCATACTTATGCCATTTTACTTGATGGCCTATGTAGAACCAACCAACTTTGTACGGCAATGGAACTGCTTAGAGAGATGGAAGACAAGAAGTTGGAACTAGATATTGTAATTTACACCATCTTCATTGAAGGTTTGTGCAAAGCTGGAAAACTTGAATCTGCAACAGATATCTTCTCTAGTTTGTCTTCAAAAAGAGTTCAGCCTGATGTGAAGGCATATAATGTGATGATTAATGGACTGTGTAATGGAGGCCTATTGGCTGAAGCAGAAAAGTTGCTTAGAGAGATGGGAGAGAAAGGCTGTTCTCCCGATGGTTGTACATATAACATAATTATCCGAGGATTTATCAATAACAATGAGACATCAAGGGCTGTGGgacttattcaagaaatggtGGAGATGGGGTTTTCTGCAGATGCATCAACTACGGAATTGATAATTGATTTGTTGTCTAAAGATAAAGTAGATCCAGCTTTGTTGTCATTGTTAAAAAGTTCATTATGA